The following coding sequences lie in one Metallumcola ferriviriculae genomic window:
- a CDS encoding DUF294 nucleotidyltransferase-like domain-containing protein: MSGEHQQLSNNQIRNFLQTVHPFSLLPLKALEQLVPLIIQKVFPADSFAFRQDEESKQVLFIIITGLAEIRVRNEQGHETVPGYRREGDFFGETVVLSDKTYPASVKAINDLDCLLVSREDFEKLLEHNALFASFFGQLVVDRFRSLFREVAMEPGPLVTYESHAALKRASELMSTPVITSSPTQKTNEIARIMSLNHISAVVLTGSDGKVSGLITERDLVEKVVAKSRTPDNMPANTVSSGQPVCVPADAYYYQVLLAMIRGHAKHAIVTEGEKPVGIITIRDLIRSRNTGVISVVDRLESQLSLENLSRAATEIDQILIGLVTENAPIPEILDIITEFYDRITRQVIEIAIETMVAEYGPPPARFCWLTMGSGGRREQFMRTDQDNALIYQQLEDPDQKQNAEEYFSKLAELVVEGLTICGFAPCPGNVMAINPFWRGNTGYWNSLTAKWLQGTQSEDIRMLTIFLDFRPVYGHYPLAEDLRQFLSKSFSKQPLILSFLAEDASRGRLPVGFLGNPVGERTGKHRAEINLKKSVSVYLIDCIRLLALKEGAATTNTLERIQYLRQKKTLSKNLLDLLETSFETIMLFRLRANLEQIKNDGKPDNYLQLKTLHAREKALLKDALKAIDKLMTITREGNLIF, encoded by the coding sequence TTGTCCGGTGAACACCAGCAGTTGAGCAATAATCAAATACGCAACTTTCTCCAAACGGTTCATCCTTTCTCCCTGTTACCATTGAAGGCCCTGGAACAACTTGTACCATTAATTATCCAGAAGGTATTCCCTGCCGATAGCTTTGCCTTTCGGCAAGATGAAGAATCTAAACAAGTGTTATTTATTATAATTACCGGCCTTGCGGAAATACGGGTGCGAAACGAGCAGGGGCACGAAACCGTTCCTGGCTACCGAAGGGAGGGGGACTTCTTTGGGGAGACAGTTGTACTTTCGGATAAGACTTATCCGGCATCGGTAAAAGCTATTAATGATTTAGATTGTCTCTTGGTTTCCCGCGAGGATTTTGAGAAGCTGCTTGAACATAATGCGCTGTTCGCCAGTTTTTTTGGCCAGCTGGTAGTCGACCGCTTCCGCAGCTTATTCCGTGAGGTTGCCATGGAACCCGGTCCTTTAGTAACGTATGAAAGCCATGCAGCATTGAAACGAGCCAGTGAACTGATGAGTACACCCGTGATTACCTCATCGCCGACCCAAAAAACCAATGAAATAGCCAGAATAATGTCCTTAAATCATATCAGTGCCGTAGTATTGACAGGTAGCGATGGTAAAGTCAGCGGTTTAATCACCGAAAGAGACTTGGTAGAAAAAGTAGTTGCCAAAAGCCGTACACCGGACAACATGCCAGCTAATACAGTGTCCAGCGGTCAACCGGTTTGTGTGCCGGCCGACGCCTATTATTATCAAGTTCTATTAGCAATGATCAGAGGACATGCCAAACACGCCATAGTAACAGAAGGCGAGAAACCGGTTGGTATAATTACCATCCGTGACCTGATTCGTTCGCGTAATACCGGCGTAATCAGTGTTGTGGACCGCTTGGAATCCCAATTAAGCCTAGAGAACTTATCCCGGGCCGCGACAGAAATAGACCAGATTCTCATTGGCCTAGTCACGGAAAATGCCCCTATCCCGGAAATACTGGATATCATCACTGAGTTTTACGATCGTATCACCCGACAAGTAATTGAAATAGCCATTGAAACAATGGTAGCGGAGTACGGCCCTCCGCCTGCACGTTTTTGTTGGTTGACCATGGGCAGCGGCGGTCGAAGAGAACAATTTATGCGCACTGACCAGGATAATGCACTAATCTATCAGCAACTGGAAGACCCAGACCAAAAACAAAATGCGGAAGAATATTTCTCTAAACTGGCCGAATTAGTAGTTGAAGGCCTTACTATATGCGGTTTCGCCCCCTGCCCCGGAAATGTAATGGCTATAAATCCTTTCTGGCGGGGAAATACTGGTTATTGGAATTCTTTGACTGCCAAATGGTTACAGGGAACCCAAAGTGAAGATATTCGAATGTTGACTATTTTCCTTGATTTTCGGCCGGTATACGGGCACTACCCCTTGGCCGAAGATTTGCGCCAGTTTCTAAGTAAAAGCTTTAGCAAGCAGCCGCTAATTTTATCCTTTCTGGCGGAAGATGCGAGCCGTGGACGGCTTCCCGTAGGATTTCTCGGTAATCCCGTCGGTGAAAGGACCGGTAAGCATCGGGCAGAAATAAATCTGAAAAAATCGGTATCGGTCTATCTAATCGATTGTATCAGACTGCTGGCATTAAAAGAAGGAGCAGCCACAACGAATACGCTGGAGCGAATTCAATATCTGCGACAGAAAAAAACACTATCCAAAAACCTGCTTGACCTATTGGAAACTTCGTTCGAAACCATTATGCTATTTCGTCTGCGGGCCAACTTAGAGCAAATAAAAAATGATGGTAAGCCAGATAATTACCTACAGTTAAAGACCCTGCACGCTCGGGAAAAGGCACTCCTAAAAGATGCCCTAAAAGCAATTGATAAATTGATGACAATTACCAGGGAAGGAAACCTCATTTTCTAA
- the acs gene encoding acetate--CoA ligase, whose product MKDKSKALEALLQENRVFAPPQDFVAQANANDAAIYDQASADRLGFWARQAESIDFFEPYNEVLEWDAPFAKWFVNGKLNVAYNCIDRHLKTDRRNKAAIIWEGEPGDTVTLTYQDLYREVNKFANVMRKLGVKKGDRVTIYLPMIPELAIAMLACARIGAPHSIVFGGFSADSLRDRIDDAQSTLLITADGGWRRGSVVPLKGNADQAVEGDSPVKNVVVVERVGLAKSNANMVEGRDLLWHELMKESSHICEPESMDSEDMLFILYTSGTTGKPKGVVHTTGGYLVGTASTHRYIFDLKENDVYWCTADIGWITGHSYIIYGPLANGATTVMYEGGPDYPNKDRFWEIVEKYGVNIFYTAPTAIRAFMKWGTQWPESRDLSSLRLLGTVGEPINPEAWMWYHKFIGGERCPIVDTWWQTETGQIMISPLPGLTKTTPGTATVPFPGIEVDVVDEQGNSSDAGYLIVKSPWPAMLRTVYGDPERYKSTYWSRFDDYYFTGDGAKRDELGNIWVMGRVDDVLNVSGHRIGTMEVESALVDHQSVAEAAVIGKTHELKGQAVAAFVTLKDGFEGTDDLMAELKAHVAKKIGAIARPEDIFFSAELPKTRSGKIMRRLLRDIAEGRKLGDTTTLADPSVVQKLMSQNDE is encoded by the coding sequence TTGAAGGACAAATCTAAAGCTTTAGAAGCGCTGTTACAAGAAAACCGGGTGTTCGCTCCGCCACAAGATTTTGTGGCCCAGGCCAATGCCAACGATGCCGCCATCTACGATCAGGCTTCGGCTGACCGCTTAGGATTTTGGGCACGTCAGGCTGAAAGTATTGATTTCTTTGAACCTTACAACGAGGTCCTTGAATGGGATGCACCGTTTGCTAAATGGTTTGTAAATGGCAAACTCAATGTAGCTTACAATTGTATCGACCGGCATCTAAAAACCGACCGCCGAAATAAAGCAGCAATAATATGGGAAGGTGAACCGGGTGATACCGTCACTTTAACCTATCAAGACCTTTACCGCGAAGTAAATAAATTTGCCAATGTGATGAGGAAACTTGGTGTCAAAAAAGGCGACAGGGTTACTATCTACCTACCTATGATTCCTGAACTGGCCATCGCCATGCTGGCCTGTGCCCGCATCGGTGCACCACACAGTATCGTCTTTGGGGGCTTCAGTGCAGATTCTTTAAGAGATCGGATAGATGATGCTCAATCAACACTGCTCATCACCGCAGACGGCGGCTGGCGGCGGGGCTCTGTAGTGCCGTTGAAGGGAAATGCTGACCAAGCTGTAGAAGGCGATTCCCCGGTAAAAAATGTTGTGGTAGTAGAACGCGTCGGCTTGGCAAAATCCAACGCCAACATGGTTGAAGGTCGAGATCTTCTTTGGCACGAACTGATGAAGGAGTCTTCTCATATCTGCGAACCGGAATCGATGGACTCGGAAGATATGTTGTTTATTCTTTATACGAGCGGCACCACCGGCAAACCCAAGGGGGTAGTTCACACCACCGGCGGTTACCTCGTAGGTACGGCCAGCACACACCGCTATATTTTCGATTTGAAGGAAAATGATGTGTACTGGTGTACCGCTGACATTGGCTGGATTACTGGACACAGTTATATAATCTACGGCCCCCTGGCTAACGGAGCTACTACGGTAATGTACGAGGGCGGTCCTGATTACCCAAACAAAGATCGTTTTTGGGAAATCGTTGAGAAGTATGGAGTAAACATTTTCTATACAGCTCCCACTGCAATTCGCGCCTTTATGAAATGGGGCACCCAGTGGCCGGAAAGCAGAGACTTATCCTCCTTAAGGTTATTGGGAACTGTAGGCGAACCCATCAATCCTGAAGCGTGGATGTGGTATCACAAATTTATCGGCGGCGAGCGCTGCCCCATTGTAGATACTTGGTGGCAAACAGAGACCGGGCAAATTATGATTTCGCCGCTACCGGGACTGACCAAAACAACTCCCGGAACGGCTACCGTACCCTTCCCAGGCATCGAGGTGGATGTGGTTGATGAACAAGGAAACAGTAGTGATGCAGGCTACCTGATAGTAAAATCGCCTTGGCCCGCTATGCTTAGAACGGTTTATGGCGACCCCGAAAGATATAAGAGTACCTACTGGAGCAGATTTGATGATTATTACTTTACCGGTGACGGTGCCAAGCGCGACGAGCTTGGTAATATATGGGTGATGGGCAGGGTTGACGATGTGCTCAACGTCTCCGGACACCGCATTGGCACGATGGAAGTAGAAAGCGCATTGGTGGACCATCAAAGTGTAGCTGAAGCCGCCGTTATTGGTAAAACCCATGAACTTAAGGGTCAGGCAGTAGCAGCCTTTGTTACTCTTAAGGACGGCTTCGAAGGTACCGATGATCTAATGGCGGAATTAAAAGCCCATGTAGCTAAAAAAATTGGGGCTATTGCCCGCCCGGAAGACATCTTCTTCTCTGCAGAACTACCAAAAACCCGTAGTGGCAAAATCATGCGCCGCCTGCTTCGGGATATTGCCGAAGGCCGAAAGCTAGGCGATACGACAACCCTGGCTGACCCTTCAGTAGTGCAAAAACTTATGAGCCAAAATGACGAATAA
- a CDS encoding histidine kinase: MYLRLVIIAGLLSGLQMILFIQLFVLDSWKVIASLLLINFITLTITSGWLKQASVDEQEENNEHLASYDPTLKIANETLPILRGGLTEQSAHKTAEIIQKIADVPAVAVTNKEQVLSYLGAGCEMHQPGDKILTEATKEVIKSGQHKVVQTAKQLNCPVENCDCPLAAAVIVPLKNKGEVVGTLKLYQTQDGQLPPHTIRLAIGIGQLLSMQIELSELDRQTQLLTMAKLDALHAQINPHFFFNTLNTIIMYSRTNPDRARRLLIRLAEFFRQTLKRHGHFITLREELECVNTYLVLEKARFGDKLQIIEEVDESLMNYKLPVLSIQPLIENAVKHGVTPKVGTGAVKVTARKEINELVLSVVDDGVGIPADKLQQVLQPGVGSGNGVGMSNVHERIKTLFGEDYGLKIVSYPDQGTSIEMRIPLLINEEETVERGGLNYYEAESAHR, from the coding sequence ATGTACCTTAGATTGGTAATTATAGCCGGGTTATTAAGCGGATTGCAAATGATACTTTTCATACAGTTATTTGTGCTCGACTCATGGAAAGTTATTGCTTCACTTCTCTTAATAAATTTTATTACGCTTACTATTACATCCGGATGGTTGAAACAAGCATCTGTTGACGAACAGGAAGAAAATAATGAACATCTGGCTTCTTATGACCCGACCTTAAAAATTGCAAATGAAACGCTGCCAATCCTTCGGGGTGGTCTCACCGAACAGTCTGCCCATAAAACCGCAGAAATTATTCAAAAGATTGCCGATGTGCCCGCAGTGGCAGTGACCAATAAAGAACAGGTCTTGAGCTATCTGGGCGCAGGGTGTGAAATGCACCAACCTGGTGATAAAATTTTAACCGAGGCTACCAAAGAGGTTATTAAATCAGGACAGCATAAAGTAGTACAAACAGCCAAACAGCTAAATTGCCCTGTAGAGAACTGCGATTGCCCTCTGGCTGCCGCTGTAATAGTTCCTTTAAAAAACAAAGGTGAAGTAGTCGGCACCTTAAAACTTTATCAAACTCAGGATGGACAGCTGCCGCCACATACAATTCGTCTAGCCATTGGAATTGGGCAACTGTTAAGCATGCAAATCGAGCTTTCAGAACTTGACCGTCAGACCCAACTATTAACTATGGCAAAGCTTGATGCCCTGCATGCACAGATAAACCCGCACTTTTTCTTCAATACGCTTAACACTATTATCATGTACAGTCGAACCAATCCCGACCGAGCCCGAAGATTACTCATTCGACTGGCGGAATTTTTCAGACAAACCTTAAAACGCCATGGGCATTTCATTACACTGCGGGAAGAGTTGGAATGTGTCAATACTTACTTGGTTCTGGAAAAAGCTCGTTTCGGTGATAAGCTCCAAATAATTGAGGAAGTTGACGAAAGTTTAATGAACTACAAGCTCCCCGTGCTCAGTATTCAACCGCTGATAGAAAACGCAGTTAAACATGGTGTTACCCCTAAGGTTGGTACCGGAGCAGTCAAAGTCACTGCCCGCAAAGAAATCAACGAATTGGTACTAAGTGTAGTGGATGATGGCGTTGGTATCCCAGCAGACAAATTACAGCAGGTACTGCAGCCAGGGGTTGGCTCAGGCAATGGGGTAGGTATGAGCAATGTCCATGAAAGAATTAAAACTCTCTTCGGTGAAGACTACGGTTTGAAGATTGTCAGTTACCCTGACCAGGGAACTTCCATTGAAATGCGCATTCCTCTTCTCATCAATGAAGAAGAGACTGTGGAACGAGGAGGCCTAAACTATTATGAAGCTGAAAGCGCTCATCGTTGA
- a CDS encoding LytR/AlgR family response regulator transcription factor, with protein sequence MKLKALIVDDEYPARKELRFLLDQFENVEVVGEATNAREALKLISALNYSVLFLDVEMPGMTGLELSSIIQELPKRPYIIFVTAYEEYAVKAFEVNAVDYLLKPFDEKRLHQAMQKLFKLVEKNKEKEKAVHGSGEEHTKLDRLPVEKDGKTLLIPETEIIYAYTQDDSVFLKTTKDLYVSKYTLKELESRLNSTVFFRTHRCYIVNLGKVQEIIPFFNGTYNLVVNDDHRSKVPVSRNQAKNLKKFLGM encoded by the coding sequence ATGAAGCTGAAAGCGCTCATCGTTGATGATGAATATCCAGCCCGCAAAGAGCTCCGCTTTTTACTAGACCAATTTGAAAATGTGGAAGTGGTCGGCGAAGCCACAAACGCTCGAGAGGCATTAAAGCTCATTTCGGCTTTGAATTATTCCGTTTTATTTTTGGATGTAGAAATGCCGGGGATGACCGGCCTAGAATTAAGCTCCATTATCCAGGAACTCCCCAAACGACCTTATATAATCTTTGTCACAGCATATGAAGAATATGCTGTAAAGGCTTTTGAAGTCAATGCAGTTGACTACTTATTAAAACCATTTGATGAAAAGCGTTTACACCAAGCCATGCAAAAACTTTTTAAGCTGGTAGAAAAAAATAAAGAAAAAGAAAAAGCCGTACACGGTAGTGGGGAAGAGCACACTAAGCTGGACCGCCTACCCGTGGAGAAGGATGGAAAAACTCTGCTCATTCCAGAAACAGAAATCATTTATGCATATACGCAGGACGATAGTGTCTTCTTAAAAACTACCAAAGACCTATATGTTTCCAAATATACACTTAAAGAACTTGAAAGTCGGTTAAATAGCACTGTCTTTTTCCGCACCCACCGCTGTTACATTGTCAACCTTGGCAAAGTACAGGAGATTATTCCCTTTTTCAATGGCACATACAATCTTGTTGTTAATGACGACCATCGCAGCAAGGTACCTGTAAGTCGAAACCAAGCTAAAAACTTAAAAAAGTTCTTAGGTATGTAA
- a CDS encoding FprA family A-type flavoprotein: MRTFRVIEGVYWIGAVDWNIRLFHGPAYTTHRGTTYNSYLIKDEKVAVVDTVYRPFTESFIENIKEYIDPTNIDYIVVNHTEPDHSGAFPELIKLAPNATVLCTAKGKEGLMEQYHGEYNVQVVKTGDKVSLGSKTLTFVEAPMLHWPDSMFTYVPEDALLLPNDAFGQHIATTGMFDDLVDEHQLMTEAAKYYANILTPFSKLVLKKLAEVQKMGIEIKTIAPSHGIIWRKDPGKIINAYAKWAEGEGENKVVIVFDTMWSSTEKMARAIIDGIKAGGVEAKLFQAHKTDRNDIIAELLTAKCLLVGSSTINNDYLPSLAAILEDLKGLKPRKKMGAAFGSYGWRGGAVKSITETLNAAGVEVMNEGLEAKYVPTPEKLEECYAWGQKIAERLA; this comes from the coding sequence ATGCGTACTTTTCGTGTTATTGAAGGAGTTTACTGGATAGGGGCAGTGGATTGGAATATTCGGCTGTTTCATGGACCCGCGTACACCACCCATCGTGGCACCACATATAATTCGTACCTGATTAAAGATGAGAAGGTTGCGGTGGTGGATACTGTTTACAGGCCTTTCACCGAAAGTTTCATTGAAAATATCAAAGAATATATAGACCCTACGAATATTGACTACATAGTGGTAAACCACACCGAACCGGATCATTCCGGTGCATTTCCGGAATTGATAAAGTTGGCGCCTAATGCCACTGTGCTCTGCACCGCCAAAGGAAAAGAAGGATTAATGGAACAATACCACGGCGAATATAATGTCCAAGTGGTGAAGACCGGCGATAAGGTTAGTTTAGGGAGTAAGACACTGACTTTCGTTGAAGCACCAATGCTGCATTGGCCGGATAGCATGTTTACTTATGTTCCCGAGGATGCACTGCTGCTGCCCAACGATGCCTTTGGCCAGCATATTGCGACTACCGGAATGTTTGATGACTTGGTAGATGAGCATCAGTTGATGACTGAAGCAGCAAAATACTATGCCAATATTCTTACCCCCTTCAGCAAATTGGTGCTGAAAAAGCTTGCTGAAGTGCAAAAGATGGGTATCGAAATTAAAACTATCGCTCCCAGCCATGGTATCATCTGGCGTAAGGACCCTGGCAAGATTATCAATGCTTATGCCAAGTGGGCAGAGGGCGAAGGTGAAAATAAAGTGGTGATTGTTTTTGATACCATGTGGAGCAGTACGGAGAAGATGGCTAGGGCAATCATTGACGGGATTAAAGCCGGCGGGGTGGAGGCAAAGCTGTTCCAGGCGCATAAAACTGACAGAAATGATATAATAGCTGAACTTCTAACCGCCAAGTGCTTACTGGTAGGTTCGTCTACCATAAACAATGATTATCTTCCGTCGCTGGCGGCAATTTTAGAAGATTTAAAAGGGCTAAAGCCGCGTAAGAAAATGGGTGCAGCTTTTGGTTCTTATGGTTGGCGCGGTGGAGCAGTAAAATCTATTACCGAAACCCTAAATGCTGCTGGAGTAGAAGTGATGAATGAGGGCTTGGAAGCGAAGTATGTACCCACCCCGGAAAAGCTGGAAGAATGTTATGCCTGGGGCCAAAAAATAGCCGAGCGGTTAGCCTGA
- the dmpI gene encoding 4-oxalocrotonate tautomerase DmpI, with amino-acid sequence MPIITIDAGKMEKKQKETLIEGFTKTASTTLNIPEQAFVVLIKENDPDNVGTGGVMLSKKQAD; translated from the coding sequence ATGCCTATTATTACTATTGACGCTGGTAAGATGGAAAAAAAGCAGAAAGAAACATTGATTGAAGGTTTTACAAAAACCGCCAGCACAACTTTAAACATCCCTGAACAGGCTTTCGTTGTACTGATAAAGGAAAACGACCCCGATAATGTCGGCACTGGCGGCGTAATGCTATCTAAAAAACAGGCCGATTAA
- a CDS encoding protease complex subunit PrcB family protein, protein MKKIHLALMLMLMLSLLVTGCLGTNGKTDQNQPSQQPSETNDGGQKDNSQGTYPDEIAAWLETFKPIFVADSKVIGNETFLMVSWGEKSTGGYDVNIKEIKETAEKITVLVEFTEPEPGAMVTQALTYPNAVEVLDKATDKDIEFTATDPNIFIPHLYGYDAVTGGFEKRNDYIAVTEFKATPEQLHVSGIARAFEGGISYALLDSEGETLDTGHIMTAAGAPNWGGFNLDYPAPPLGQGDKLQLFEASAKDGSKTHILEFNLTPAK, encoded by the coding sequence GTGAAAAAAATCCATTTAGCACTGATGTTAATGTTGATGTTGTCCCTATTGGTGACGGGATGTTTGGGAACTAACGGCAAAACTGATCAAAATCAGCCTTCTCAACAACCATCGGAAACCAATGATGGAGGCCAGAAAGATAATTCCCAAGGGACCTATCCTGATGAGATTGCTGCTTGGCTGGAAACTTTTAAACCTATTTTTGTCGCCGATTCCAAGGTAATCGGTAACGAGACCTTCCTTATGGTAAGTTGGGGAGAGAAATCCACCGGGGGATACGATGTCAATATTAAGGAAATCAAGGAAACCGCTGAAAAAATCACAGTTCTAGTAGAATTTACTGAACCGGAACCAGGCGCTATGGTTACCCAGGCATTAACCTATCCAAATGCCGTGGAAGTATTGGATAAGGCCACGGATAAAGATATTGAATTCACGGCAACCGACCCCAATATCTTTATTCCACACTTATACGGTTACGATGCCGTAACCGGCGGCTTTGAAAAAAGAAATGATTATATTGCGGTGACAGAATTCAAGGCTACCCCGGAGCAGCTGCACGTCAGCGGTATAGCCCGCGCCTTTGAAGGAGGCATTAGCTATGCCCTCCTGGATTCCGAAGGCGAAACACTAGATACCGGCCACATTATGACTGCTGCAGGTGCACCAAATTGGGGCGGCTTTAATTTGGATTACCCTGCTCCTCCCCTGGGTCAGGGAGATAAGTTGCAGCTTTTTGAAGCCAGCGCCAAAGATGGTAGTAAAACCCATATACTGGAATTTAACTTGACACCGGCTAAGTAA
- a CDS encoding site-specific DNA-methyltransferase, with protein MKVVRVLGKIRLNWDGKDKWLLALDEQGLPIWGEEEDLTGYPLNNCQYIGNMSRLSGTFLDGNLLIKGDNLYVLKALEKDFTGKIQCIYIDPPFNAANGTMGYMDEFDHGIWLSMMQTRLAMVKRFLKPSGTIFIHIGYEEKSYLKVLADEIFGRDNFVSEITWQRAPDGRTVLGQGSSVIPHTSEYLLVYAKDIDKVKVYEDKKVVLATDQVLRQYNQVLQIHSPARLVAENTDRRGNIIRIYRYGQYSLTRFKVRKLRAAANQWLQRHSDAISRIECGEAEQSLLTKALNQSLSFDNLTQQAKRVFLTENFSQMVQSVSIQKESTFQQRLLLEMGAKDVLYRAEYTPSKGKRRGEQVCDYFLNGRKLLFLKDYSQLVDGHVYRRVDINDVWKHEEINVTGTAREGGCVFKRSKKPESLLKRVIEFATEEGDWVMDCFLGSGTTAAVAHKLGRRWVAIEVGDHAETICLPRLKRVVSGEDASGISKQVGWHGGGGFGYFTLNKI; from the coding sequence ATGAAAGTGGTGAGGGTATTGGGCAAGATACGGCTTAATTGGGATGGCAAAGATAAGTGGCTGCTAGCTTTGGATGAGCAGGGACTGCCTATTTGGGGAGAGGAAGAAGACCTGACAGGATATCCCTTAAACAACTGCCAATACATAGGAAACATGTCTCGCTTGTCGGGCACTTTTTTGGATGGGAATTTACTCATTAAGGGAGATAATCTGTACGTACTGAAAGCGCTGGAAAAGGATTTCACAGGTAAAATTCAATGTATCTATATAGACCCGCCTTTTAATGCAGCTAACGGTACCATGGGCTATATGGATGAGTTTGACCATGGAATATGGCTGTCAATGATGCAGACACGTTTGGCAATGGTAAAACGCTTTTTAAAACCGTCAGGCACTATCTTTATTCATATTGGTTACGAAGAGAAAAGTTATTTAAAGGTGCTTGCCGATGAGATCTTTGGCAGAGATAATTTTGTGTCGGAGATAACCTGGCAGCGGGCTCCGGACGGGAGAACGGTATTGGGTCAGGGCTCTTCGGTAATTCCGCACACCAGCGAATATCTCTTGGTCTACGCCAAGGATATCGACAAGGTTAAGGTTTATGAGGATAAAAAGGTCGTTCTGGCCACTGACCAGGTACTAAGGCAGTATAATCAAGTGTTACAAATACATTCCCCGGCGCGGCTTGTGGCAGAGAATACGGATCGCCGGGGAAACATAATCCGTATTTACCGTTACGGTCAGTATAGTCTTACGCGGTTTAAAGTGCGTAAACTTCGTGCGGCGGCGAACCAATGGTTGCAGCGCCACAGTGATGCCATTAGTAGGATTGAATGCGGTGAGGCAGAGCAGAGTTTACTAACAAAGGCCCTCAACCAATCTCTGTCCTTTGATAACCTTACGCAGCAGGCCAAGCGTGTATTTCTAACGGAAAATTTTTCGCAGATGGTTCAATCAGTCAGTATTCAAAAAGAGTCAACATTTCAACAGCGGCTTTTATTGGAAATGGGCGCTAAAGATGTCTTATATCGGGCTGAATATACTCCCAGCAAAGGAAAGAGGCGGGGAGAGCAGGTTTGTGATTATTTCTTAAACGGGCGTAAACTACTATTCCTTAAAGATTACTCTCAGTTGGTGGACGGCCATGTTTATCGGCGGGTAGATATCAATGATGTGTGGAAGCATGAAGAAATAAATGTAACCGGTACAGCCAGAGAAGGAGGTTGTGTTTTTAAGCGTTCAAAGAAGCCTGAAAGTCTATTGAAGCGTGTGATAGAATTTGCTACCGAAGAAGGAGACTGGGTAATGGACTGTTTTTTGGGTTCTGGTACAACCGCTGCTGTGGCTCATAAATTAGGAAGACGCTGGGTTGCTATTGAGGTGGGAGATCATGCGGAAACCATCTGCCTGCCTAGATTAAAGAGGGTGGTTAGCGGTGAAGACGCTTCAGGTATTAGCAAGCAGGTGGGTTGGCATGGTGGCGGCGGATTTGGCTACTTTACACTAAATAAAATTTAA